In one window of Kitasatospora sp. MMS16-BH015 DNA:
- a CDS encoding nucleotidyltransferase domain-containing protein — MTESLPPGGIVLSETEIDARWERAWRPEQVAQRLLGLAVPWCVAGGWSLDLFRGEESRPHGDLEIAVPAGSFAAVRERFPELAFDAVGSGRIWPSAGPEAMDAVHQTWVRDPATEDWLFDVFREPHEGARWVCRRDERLKLPYEEVIERTAEGIPYLAPEMALLFKAKAVRPKDQLDFDGALPLLGPERRARLRGWLELVHPGHGWLAALA, encoded by the coding sequence ATGACCGAATCCCTGCCGCCCGGCGGCATCGTGCTCAGTGAGACCGAGATCGACGCCCGGTGGGAGCGGGCCTGGCGGCCCGAGCAGGTGGCGCAGCGGCTGCTCGGGTTGGCGGTGCCCTGGTGCGTGGCGGGCGGGTGGTCGTTGGACCTGTTCCGCGGTGAGGAGTCGCGGCCGCACGGGGACCTGGAGATCGCGGTGCCGGCCGGATCGTTCGCGGCGGTCCGGGAGCGCTTCCCGGAGCTGGCCTTCGACGCCGTGGGCTCGGGCCGGATCTGGCCCTCGGCCGGGCCCGAGGCGATGGACGCCGTGCACCAGACCTGGGTGCGGGATCCGGCCACCGAGGACTGGCTGTTCGACGTCTTCCGCGAGCCGCACGAGGGCGCCCGCTGGGTCTGCCGGCGGGACGAGCGGCTGAAGCTGCCGTACGAGGAGGTCATCGAGCGGACGGCCGAAGGCATCCCGTACCTGGCGCCGGAGATGGCCCTGCTGTTCAAGGCGAAGGCCGTCCGGCCCAAGGACCAGCTGGACTTCGACGGTGCGCTGCCGCTGCTCGGCCCGGAGCGGCGGGCCCGGCTGCGCGGGTGGCTGGAGCTGGTGCACCCCGGGCACGGCTGGCTGGCGGCGCTGGCGTAG
- a CDS encoding aminoglycoside 3'-phosphotransferase — protein sequence MPVGVRVGVRAVLGGRYDRYAWEPVTAGMSGAAVWRLGAELYLKVGPGVAAEAERCAWLAGYGLPAPEVVEHGIDEEHGEWVLSAALAGRSAAEPWPAGQRAGVVDALADLARALHGLPVGECPFDRSLAVTLPLARAAVADGSAEAEGVEDPAGLLARLEAGWPAEGGPVARHEGLRVLEEDLAVCHGDFCLPNVLLDPVSLRVTGVIDLGRLGVADRAADLGLMTRSLADGRLNPQYGAAGAARFLDRYGGAVAEQRLAYYRELDLLA from the coding sequence ATGCCGGTGGGCGTGCGGGTGGGCGTGCGGGCGGTGCTGGGCGGGCGGTACGACCGGTACGCGTGGGAGCCGGTGACGGCGGGGATGTCCGGGGCCGCGGTCTGGCGGCTCGGGGCGGAGCTGTACCTCAAGGTCGGGCCCGGGGTGGCGGCCGAGGCCGAACGCTGCGCCTGGCTGGCCGGGTACGGGCTGCCCGCGCCGGAGGTGGTGGAGCACGGCATCGACGAGGAACACGGCGAGTGGGTGCTGAGCGCCGCGCTGGCCGGCCGCTCGGCCGCCGAGCCCTGGCCGGCCGGGCAGCGGGCGGGGGTGGTGGACGCGCTCGCCGACCTCGCGCGGGCGCTGCACGGGCTGCCGGTGGGCGAGTGCCCCTTCGACCGCTCGCTGGCCGTCACCCTCCCGCTCGCCCGGGCGGCCGTCGCCGACGGCTCGGCCGAGGCGGAGGGGGTCGAGGACCCGGCGGGCCTGCTTGCCCGGCTGGAGGCCGGGTGGCCGGCGGAGGGGGGTCCGGTGGCCCGGCACGAGGGCCTGAGGGTCTTGGAGGAGGACCTGGCGGTGTGCCACGGGGACTTCTGTCTGCCGAACGTGCTGCTCGACCCGGTCTCGCTGCGGGTCACCGGGGTGATCGACCTCGGGCGGTTGGGGGTGGCCGACCGGGCGGCCGATCTCGGGCTGATGACGCGCAGCCTCGCGGACGGGCGGCTGAACCCGCAGTACGGGGCGGCCGGTGCGGCGCGGTTCCTGGACCGGTACGGCGGGGCGGTGGCGGAGCAGCGGCTGGCGTACTACCGGGAGCTCGATCTGCTGGCCTGA
- a CDS encoding C39 family peptidase yields MRENTEATVHQVPYYAQWESPELVPDILAGTLQAADDPRWEQSGAPSPEEYAYWSWRICGMACLRMALDHWWGVAPPAVTLAEEARAAGAYVRHPDGRLDGLVYAPFAEYARERWGLAAEVRSPLPAEELPALVAAGRLVMISVHPSIRTLDPHPPRQGGHLVLAVGATPQELVIHNPSGFPDDSQRFVPVPWDELPRFYAGRGIVLGPHERA; encoded by the coding sequence ATGCGGGAGAACACGGAAGCGACCGTCCATCAGGTGCCCTACTATGCCCAGTGGGAGTCACCCGAGCTGGTGCCCGACATCCTGGCCGGCACCCTCCAAGCGGCCGACGACCCCCGGTGGGAGCAGTCCGGGGCGCCGAGCCCGGAGGAGTACGCGTACTGGTCCTGGCGGATCTGCGGCATGGCCTGCCTGCGGATGGCGCTCGACCACTGGTGGGGCGTCGCCCCGCCCGCCGTCACCCTGGCGGAGGAGGCCCGGGCCGCCGGCGCCTACGTCCGCCACCCGGACGGTCGCCTGGACGGCCTGGTCTACGCGCCGTTCGCCGAGTACGCCCGTGAGCGGTGGGGTCTGGCCGCCGAGGTGCGGTCGCCGCTGCCGGCCGAGGAGCTCCCGGCCCTGGTGGCGGCCGGCCGGCTGGTGATGATCTCGGTCCACCCGTCGATCCGCACCCTCGACCCGCACCCGCCCCGGCAGGGCGGCCACCTGGTGCTCGCGGTCGGCGCCACCCCGCAGGAGTTGGTGATCCACAACCCGTCCGGCTTCCCCGACGACTCGCAGCGGTTCGTGCCGGTGCCCTGGGACGAGCTGCCGCGGTTCTACGCGGGGCGGGGCATCGTGCTGGGCCCGCACGAGCGGGCCTGA
- a CDS encoding aldo/keto reductase, whose translation MEYTHLGRTGLKVSRLCLGTMNFGPHTEEADAHRIMDTALEQGINFFDTANVYGWGENRGRTEEIIGSWFALGGGRREKTVLATKVYGDMGDWPNEGRLSALNIRRAVDASLRRLGTDYIDLYQMHHVDRSTPWEEIWQAMEVLVAQGKIVYVGSSNFAGWHIAQAQEAARSRNFLGLTSEQSLYNLLERSIELEVIPAAEYYGLGLIPWSPLHGGLLGGVLRKESEGVRRASGRSAETLAAHRDKLQAYEDLAAELGQEPGDIALAWLLSRPAVTAPIVGPRTLDQLHAAVRAVDLKLDQKTLDQLDEIFPGHRTAPEDYAW comes from the coding sequence ATGGAGTACACCCACCTCGGCCGTACCGGCCTGAAAGTCTCCCGCCTCTGCCTGGGCACGATGAACTTCGGCCCGCACACCGAGGAGGCCGACGCCCACCGGATCATGGACACCGCCCTCGAACAGGGCATCAACTTCTTCGACACCGCCAATGTCTACGGCTGGGGCGAGAACCGGGGCCGGACGGAGGAGATCATCGGCAGCTGGTTCGCCCTCGGCGGCGGGCGCCGGGAGAAGACCGTGCTCGCCACCAAGGTCTACGGCGACATGGGTGACTGGCCGAACGAGGGCCGGCTCTCCGCGCTCAACATCCGCCGCGCGGTGGACGCCAGCCTGCGGCGCCTGGGTACCGACTACATCGACCTCTACCAGATGCACCACGTGGACCGGTCGACCCCGTGGGAGGAGATCTGGCAGGCGATGGAGGTGCTGGTCGCCCAGGGCAAGATCGTCTACGTCGGCTCCAGCAACTTCGCCGGCTGGCACATCGCCCAGGCCCAGGAGGCCGCCCGCTCGCGCAACTTCCTCGGCCTCACCAGCGAGCAGTCGCTCTACAACCTGCTCGAGCGCAGCATCGAGCTGGAGGTCATCCCGGCCGCCGAGTACTACGGCCTCGGCCTGATCCCGTGGTCGCCGCTGCACGGCGGGCTGCTCGGGGGCGTGCTCCGGAAGGAGAGCGAGGGCGTGCGGCGGGCCTCCGGCCGCTCCGCCGAGACCCTGGCCGCCCACCGCGACAAGCTCCAGGCCTACGAGGACCTGGCCGCCGAGCTCGGTCAGGAGCCCGGCGACATCGCGCTGGCCTGGTTGCTCTCCCGCCCGGCCGTCACCGCGCCGATCGTCGGCCCGCGCACCCTGGACCAGCTGCACGCCGCCGTCCGGGCGGTCGACCTCAAGCTCGACCAGAAGACGCTGGACCAGCTGGACGAGATCTTCCCCGGCCACCGGACGGCCCCGGAGGACTACGCCTGGTGA
- a CDS encoding DUF4232 domain-containing protein produces MRSRLYLSLSAAALLLAAPALTACSSSADSTPKAAAPAAAAPSSGAPAAAAPGAAAAPVSAGPVAAAAPSAGAAGTGAQTAKCTSAHLKWTVTRITNPAADTPNPPNGRLTVTNTGSQSCTFTGYPKLAFHLGKGPEADGVGKGDPAPLTLAAGRQAVIDLSYSELNGKGPDSANCVLTTTGSAQVTAPGETTEVRVPVTDQSGKPTDITICGDTVRMGTPTTH; encoded by the coding sequence ATGCGTTCACGCCTGTACCTGTCGCTCTCCGCCGCCGCACTGCTGCTCGCCGCACCGGCCCTGACGGCCTGTTCCTCCTCCGCCGACTCCACCCCGAAGGCCGCCGCACCCGCCGCGGCCGCACCCAGCTCCGGCGCCCCGGCAGCCGCCGCCCCCGGCGCCGCGGCCGCCCCCGTCTCCGCCGGCCCGGTCGCGGCGGCGGCCCCCTCCGCCGGAGCGGCCGGCACCGGCGCTCAGACCGCCAAGTGCACCTCCGCGCACCTGAAGTGGACCGTCACCCGGATCACCAACCCGGCCGCCGACACCCCGAACCCGCCCAACGGCCGGCTCACCGTCACCAACACCGGCTCCCAGAGCTGCACCTTCACCGGCTACCCGAAGCTGGCCTTCCACCTGGGCAAGGGCCCGGAGGCCGACGGCGTCGGCAAGGGCGACCCGGCGCCGCTGACCCTGGCCGCCGGCCGCCAGGCCGTGATCGACCTGTCCTACTCCGAGCTCAACGGCAAGGGCCCGGACAGCGCCAACTGCGTGCTCACCACGACCGGTTCGGCCCAGGTCACCGCCCCGGGCGAGACCACCGAGGTCCGCGTCCCGGTCACCGACCAGAGCGGCAAGCCCACCGACATCACCATCTGCGGCGACACCGTCCGGATGGGCACCCCCACGACCCACTGA
- a CDS encoding RsmB/NOP family class I SAM-dependent RNA methyltransferase, protein MSTPSTSGAKRAPRPHRRPKKDPARIVAFKALRAVDERDAYANLILPSLLREAEQKGMDRRDAALATELVYGTLRLQGTYDAIIAACIDRPLREVDPPVLDVLSLGAHQLLATRVPPHAAVSATVELARVVLGDGRAKFVNAVLRKISAQDLDTWVQRVAPPYEEDAEDHLAVVHSHPRWVVSALWDSLGRWQPGSAGRAAIEELLRADNERPEVTLVARPGRATAAELREALPESQPGRWSPYAVRLAEGGDPGSLDAVRENRVGVQDEGSQLVAAALAAAPLEGPDRLWLDGCAGPGGKAALLAALAAERGAALVASEKQPHRARLVARALDGNPGPYTVIAADGTQRAWREGAFDRTLVDVPCSGLGALRRRPEARWRRRPEDVAGFGPLQRDLLRAAVAATRIGGVVGYATCSPHLAETRAVVDDVLRASGGALEWIDARPLLPELPGLGEGPDVQLWPHLHGTDAMYLALLRRVG, encoded by the coding sequence GTGAGCACCCCCAGCACGTCCGGCGCCAAGCGCGCCCCCCGTCCGCACCGCCGCCCGAAGAAGGACCCGGCCCGGATCGTCGCGTTCAAGGCGCTGCGGGCCGTGGACGAGCGGGACGCGTACGCCAACCTGATCCTGCCCTCGCTGCTGCGCGAGGCCGAGCAGAAGGGGATGGACCGGCGGGACGCGGCGCTCGCCACCGAGCTGGTCTACGGCACGCTGCGGCTCCAGGGCACCTACGACGCGATCATCGCGGCCTGCATCGACCGGCCGCTGCGCGAGGTGGACCCGCCGGTGCTGGACGTGCTCTCGCTGGGCGCGCACCAGCTGCTGGCCACCCGGGTGCCGCCGCACGCGGCGGTCTCGGCCACCGTGGAGCTGGCCCGGGTGGTGCTCGGGGACGGGCGGGCCAAGTTCGTCAACGCGGTGCTGCGCAAGATCAGCGCGCAGGACCTGGACACCTGGGTGCAGCGGGTGGCGCCGCCGTACGAGGAGGACGCCGAGGACCACCTGGCGGTGGTCCACTCGCACCCGCGCTGGGTGGTCTCGGCGCTCTGGGATTCGCTCGGCCGCTGGCAGCCCGGCTCGGCCGGGCGCGCCGCGATCGAGGAGCTGCTGCGGGCCGACAACGAGCGGCCCGAGGTGACCCTGGTGGCCCGGCCCGGCCGGGCCACGGCGGCGGAGCTGCGCGAGGCGCTGCCCGAGTCGCAGCCCGGGCGCTGGTCGCCGTACGCCGTGCGGCTCGCCGAGGGCGGCGACCCGGGCAGCCTCGACGCGGTGCGGGAGAACCGGGTCGGCGTGCAGGACGAGGGCAGCCAGCTGGTGGCCGCCGCACTGGCCGCCGCCCCGCTGGAGGGCCCGGACCGGCTCTGGCTGGACGGCTGCGCGGGCCCCGGCGGCAAGGCCGCCCTGCTCGCGGCGCTGGCCGCCGAGCGCGGCGCCGCCCTGGTGGCCAGCGAGAAGCAGCCGCACCGGGCCCGGCTGGTGGCCCGTGCGCTGGACGGCAACCCCGGCCCGTACACCGTGATCGCCGCCGACGGCACCCAGCGCGCCTGGCGCGAGGGCGCCTTCGACCGGACCCTGGTGGACGTCCCCTGCTCGGGCCTCGGCGCGCTGCGCCGCCGCCCGGAGGCCCGCTGGCGCCGCCGTCCGGAGGACGTGGCCGGCTTCGGCCCGCTCCAGCGCGACCTGCTCAGGGCCGCCGTGGCCGCCACCCGGATCGGCGGCGTGGTCGGCTACGCCACCTGCTCCCCGCACCTGGCCGAGACCCGGGCCGTGGTCGACGACGTGCTGCGGGCCAGTGGCGGCGCCCTGGAGTGGATCGACGCCCGCCCGCTGCTGCCCGAGCTGCCCGGCCTCGGCGAGGGCCCGGACGTGCAGCTCTGGCCGCACCTGCACGGCACCGACGCGATGTACCTCGCCCTGCTGCGCCGGGTGGGCTGA
- the fmt gene encoding methionyl-tRNA formyltransferase, translated as MRLVFAGTPEVAVPALDALIASERHEVVAVVTRPDAPAGRGRRLVASPVAQRAEEAGIEILKPAKPSDPEFLARLTELAPDCCPVVAYGALLRPGALEIPKHGWVNLHFSLLPAWRGAAPVQHAVLAGDEVTGASTFLIEQGLDSGPVFGVLTEEIRPSDTSGELLTRLSVAGARLLTATMDGIEDGSLHAVPQPAEGITLAPKITVEDARITWEHPALAVDRLVRGCAPAPGAWTVFREERLKLSGPVKLLTGASELAPGELAVAKNSVRVGTGSHEIELGEVQPQGKKPMRAADWARGVRIESGERLG; from the coding sequence ATGCGTCTCGTCTTCGCCGGTACCCCCGAGGTGGCCGTCCCGGCCCTGGACGCGCTGATCGCGTCCGAGCGGCACGAGGTCGTCGCCGTGGTCACCCGCCCCGACGCCCCCGCCGGGCGTGGCCGGCGGCTGGTCGCGAGCCCCGTCGCCCAGCGGGCCGAGGAGGCCGGGATCGAGATCCTCAAGCCCGCCAAGCCGAGCGACCCGGAGTTCCTGGCCCGCCTCACCGAGCTGGCGCCGGACTGCTGCCCGGTGGTCGCCTACGGCGCGCTGCTGCGCCCCGGCGCGCTGGAGATCCCCAAGCACGGCTGGGTCAACCTGCACTTCTCGCTGCTGCCGGCCTGGCGCGGCGCCGCCCCGGTGCAGCACGCGGTGCTCGCCGGTGACGAGGTCACCGGGGCCTCCACCTTCCTGATCGAGCAGGGCCTCGACTCCGGCCCGGTCTTCGGCGTGCTCACCGAGGAGATCCGCCCGAGCGACACCAGCGGCGAGCTGCTCACCCGGCTCTCGGTGGCCGGGGCGCGGCTGCTCACCGCGACCATGGACGGGATCGAGGACGGCAGCCTGCACGCCGTGCCGCAGCCCGCCGAGGGCATCACCCTGGCGCCGAAGATCACCGTCGAGGACGCCCGGATCACCTGGGAGCACCCGGCGCTGGCCGTCGACCGCCTGGTCCGCGGCTGCGCGCCGGCACCGGGCGCCTGGACCGTCTTCCGCGAGGAGCGGCTCAAGCTCTCCGGCCCGGTCAAGCTGCTCACCGGCGCGAGCGAGCTGGCGCCGGGCGAGCTGGCCGTGGCCAAGAACAGCGTGCGGGTGGGCACCGGCAGCCACGAGATCGAGCTGGGCGAGGTGCAGCCGCAGGGCAAGAAGCCGATGCGCGCGGCAGACTGGGCGCGAGGCGTCCGGATCGAGTCCGGGGAGCGGCTCGGCTAG
- the def gene encoding peptide deformylase produces MPIQPIRIFGDPVLRTAAKPVTTFDKELRGLVKDLTDTMLDAPGAGLAAPQLGVSLRVFTYNVGGVVGHLVNPDLELTDEEQDGPEGCLSLPGLRFDTKRAFGVVAKGFNMYGDPVEIEGTEILSRCIQHETDHLDGIIFIDRLDRERRKAAMKAIREADWGGGPAPTVKVSPHSTFGGIG; encoded by the coding sequence ATGCCGATCCAGCCGATCCGGATCTTCGGCGACCCGGTGCTGCGTACCGCCGCCAAGCCGGTGACCACCTTCGACAAGGAGCTGCGCGGCCTGGTCAAGGACCTCACCGACACCATGCTGGACGCCCCCGGCGCCGGCCTGGCGGCGCCCCAACTCGGCGTCTCGCTGCGGGTGTTCACCTACAACGTGGGCGGGGTGGTGGGCCATCTGGTCAACCCCGACCTGGAGTTGACGGACGAGGAGCAGGACGGCCCGGAGGGCTGCCTCTCGCTGCCCGGGCTGCGCTTCGACACCAAGCGGGCCTTCGGCGTGGTGGCCAAGGGCTTCAACATGTACGGCGATCCGGTGGAGATCGAGGGCACCGAGATCCTCTCCCGCTGCATCCAGCACGAGACCGACCACCTCGACGGCATCATCTTCATCGACCGGCTGGACCGGGAGCGGCGCAAGGCCGCGATGAAGGCGATCCGGGAGGCGGACTGGGGTGGGGGCCCGGCGCCGACGGTGAAGGTCTCGCCGCACAGCACTTTCGGCGGGATCGGCTGA
- a CDS encoding primosomal protein N' translates to MSSSNGDGEQLAFIRETVRKAKPRTWRGARLAAELPVARVVVDKGLLHLDQYFDYAVPEPMAEDAQPGVRVRVRFGARVVASGRREGGELHDGFVVERLASSDYAGPLAPLAQVLSPEPVLSPQLLRLCRTVADRYAGTLADVIQLAVPPRHAQAEAEMSPPPLPVPVLPGPGSWERYPQGPEYLAALAAGGAPRAVWSALPGPSWPEEIARAVAATLAGGRGALVVLPDGKAAARVDAALTELVGPGHHALLAADLGPKERYRRWLAVSRGSVRAAIGTRAAMFAPVRDLGLVVVWADGDANHSDPRAPHPHVREVALLRAAEERAAVLLGGLSVTVEAAQLLRTGWARPLAAERETVRAVAPRVRTVTDLDQARDAAAQSARLPGPAWQAAREALASGPVLVQVPRRGYVPRLACARCRTPARCRVCVGPLEAAGAGEALVCAWCGQAEGEWHCAECGSFRLRAQVVGARRTAEELGKAFPRVPVRTSGRDAVLSSVSGEPALVIATPGAEPVAEGGYAAALLLDGWALLNRPDLRAGEETLRLWTAAAALVRPAGEGGVVVVVAEPTARPVQALVRWDQAGHAALELEERAQLHFPPVSRMASVTGSPKAVEDLLALVRLPEGADVLGPVPVSAVRGEEVERALVRVAPGQGAALASALKAAQVARVALRSAEVVKVRVDPLDIG, encoded by the coding sequence GTGAGCAGCAGCAACGGAGACGGTGAGCAGCTGGCCTTCATCCGGGAGACGGTGCGCAAGGCGAAGCCGCGGACGTGGCGTGGGGCGCGGTTGGCGGCGGAGTTGCCGGTGGCGCGGGTGGTGGTGGACAAGGGGCTGCTGCACCTCGACCAGTACTTCGACTACGCGGTGCCGGAGCCGATGGCGGAGGACGCGCAGCCCGGGGTGCGGGTGCGGGTGCGGTTCGGGGCGCGGGTGGTGGCTTCGGGGCGGCGCGAGGGCGGCGAGCTGCACGATGGGTTCGTGGTGGAGCGGCTGGCGAGCAGTGACTACGCCGGGCCGCTGGCGCCGCTCGCGCAGGTGCTCTCGCCGGAGCCGGTGCTCTCGCCGCAGCTGCTGCGGCTCTGCCGGACGGTGGCGGACCGGTACGCGGGGACGTTGGCCGATGTGATCCAGCTGGCGGTGCCGCCCAGGCACGCCCAGGCGGAGGCGGAGATGTCGCCGCCGCCGTTGCCGGTGCCGGTCCTTCCGGGACCGGGTTCGTGGGAGCGGTACCCGCAGGGGCCGGAGTACTTGGCGGCGCTCGCGGCCGGGGGCGCGCCCCGGGCGGTGTGGTCCGCGCTGCCCGGGCCGAGCTGGCCGGAGGAGATCGCCCGGGCGGTGGCCGCCACGCTGGCGGGGGGCCGGGGTGCGCTGGTGGTGCTGCCGGACGGGAAGGCGGCCGCCCGGGTGGACGCCGCGCTGACCGAGCTGGTCGGGCCGGGCCACCACGCGCTGCTGGCGGCCGATCTGGGCCCGAAGGAGCGCTACCGGCGCTGGCTGGCCGTCAGCCGGGGGTCGGTGCGGGCCGCGATCGGGACGCGGGCGGCGATGTTCGCGCCGGTCCGGGACTTGGGCCTGGTGGTGGTCTGGGCCGACGGGGACGCCAACCACAGCGATCCGCGCGCGCCCCACCCGCACGTGCGGGAGGTGGCGCTGCTGCGCGCCGCCGAGGAGAGGGCAGCGGTGCTGCTGGGCGGGCTCTCGGTGACGGTGGAGGCGGCGCAGCTGCTGCGGACGGGGTGGGCCCGGCCGCTGGCCGCCGAGCGGGAGACGGTGCGGGCGGTGGCGCCCCGGGTCCGGACGGTGACCGATCTGGACCAGGCGCGGGACGCCGCCGCGCAGTCGGCCCGGCTGCCCGGGCCGGCCTGGCAGGCCGCGCGGGAGGCGCTGGCGAGCGGGCCGGTGCTGGTGCAGGTGCCCCGGCGGGGTTACGTGCCGAGGCTGGCCTGTGCGCGGTGCCGGACGCCCGCCCGCTGCCGGGTCTGCGTCGGTCCGCTGGAGGCGGCCGGGGCCGGCGAGGCGCTGGTCTGCGCCTGGTGCGGGCAGGCGGAGGGGGAGTGGCACTGCGCGGAGTGCGGGTCGTTCCGGCTGCGGGCCCAGGTGGTCGGGGCGCGGCGGACGGCGGAGGAGCTGGGCAAGGCCTTCCCCCGGGTGCCGGTGCGGACCTCCGGGCGGGACGCGGTGCTCTCCTCCGTCTCGGGTGAGCCCGCGCTGGTGATCGCCACGCCGGGGGCCGAGCCGGTGGCCGAGGGCGGGTACGCGGCGGCGCTGCTGCTGGACGGCTGGGCTCTGCTCAACCGGCCCGATCTGCGGGCCGGGGAGGAGACCCTGCGGCTCTGGACGGCGGCGGCCGCGCTGGTGCGGCCGGCGGGCGAGGGCGGGGTGGTGGTCGTGGTGGCGGAGCCGACGGCCCGCCCGGTGCAGGCGCTGGTGCGCTGGGACCAGGCCGGGCACGCGGCGCTGGAGCTGGAGGAGCGGGCGCAGCTGCACTTCCCGCCGGTCTCCCGGATGGCCTCGGTGACGGGGTCGCCGAAGGCGGTGGAGGACCTGCTCGCGCTGGTGCGGCTGCCGGAGGGGGCGGACGTGCTGGGGCCGGTGCCGGTCTCCGCGGTGCGCGGGGAGGAGGTCGAGCGGGCGCTGGTGCGGGTGGCGCCGGGGCAGGGGGCGGCGTTGGCGTCCGCGCTGAAGGCGGCGCAGGTGGCGCGGGTGGCCCTGCGGTCGGCGGAGGTGGTGAAGGTGCGGGTGGATCCGCTGGACATCGGGTGA
- the metK gene encoding methionine adenosyltransferase: protein MSRRLFTSESVTEGHPDKIADQISDTILDALLKDDPTSRVAVETLITTGLVHIAGEVTTKAYAPIAQLVRDKILEIGYDSSKKGFDGASCGVSVSIGAQSPDIAQGVDTAYEARVEGDEDDLDKQGAGDQGLMFGYASDETPELMPLPITLAHRLSKRLSEVRKNGTIPYLRPDGKTQVTIEYDGDKAVRLDTVVVSSQHASDIDLDSLLTPDIREFVVEPELKRLAEDGIKLVTEGYRLLVNPTGRFEIGGPMGDAGLTGRKIIIDTYGGMARHGGGAFSGKDPSKVDRSAAYAMRWVAKNIVAAGLARRAEVQVAYAIGKAEPVGLFVETFGTETAPVLDIQKAVSEVFDLRPAAIIRDLDLLRPIYAKTAAYGHFGREDADFTWERTDRAEALKKAVNG from the coding sequence GTGTCTCGCCGCCTGTTCACCTCGGAGTCCGTCACCGAGGGACACCCCGACAAGATCGCTGACCAGATCAGCGACACCATCCTCGACGCCCTCCTCAAGGACGACCCGACCTCCCGGGTCGCCGTGGAGACGCTCATCACCACCGGCCTCGTGCACATCGCCGGTGAGGTGACCACCAAGGCGTACGCGCCGATCGCGCAGCTCGTCCGCGACAAGATCCTCGAGATCGGCTACGACTCGTCGAAGAAGGGCTTCGACGGCGCCTCCTGCGGCGTCTCGGTGTCCATCGGCGCGCAGTCGCCCGACATCGCGCAGGGTGTCGACACCGCGTACGAGGCCCGCGTCGAGGGCGATGAGGACGACCTGGACAAGCAGGGCGCCGGCGACCAGGGCCTGATGTTCGGCTACGCCTCGGACGAGACCCCCGAGCTGATGCCGCTGCCGATCACCCTCGCGCACCGCCTCTCCAAGCGCCTCTCCGAGGTCCGCAAGAACGGGACCATCCCGTACCTGCGCCCCGACGGCAAGACCCAGGTCACCATCGAGTACGACGGCGACAAGGCCGTCCGCCTCGACACCGTGGTCGTCTCCTCGCAGCACGCGAGCGACATCGACCTCGACTCGCTGCTGACCCCGGACATCCGCGAGTTCGTCGTGGAGCCGGAGCTCAAGCGCCTCGCCGAGGACGGCATCAAGCTCGTCACCGAGGGCTACCGCCTGCTGGTCAACCCGACCGGTCGCTTCGAGATCGGCGGCCCGATGGGCGACGCCGGCCTCACCGGCCGCAAGATCATCATCGACACCTACGGCGGCATGGCCCGCCACGGTGGCGGCGCCTTCTCCGGCAAGGACCCGTCCAAGGTCGACCGCTCGGCCGCCTACGCGATGCGCTGGGTCGCCAAGAACATCGTCGCGGCGGGCCTGGCCCGCCGCGCCGAGGTCCAGGTCGCCTACGCGATCGGCAAGGCCGAGCCGGTGGGTCTGTTCGTCGAGACCTTCGGCACCGAGACCGCGCCGGTCCTGGACATCCAGAAGGCCGTCAGCGAGGTCTTCGACCTCCGTCCGGCCGCGATCATCCGCGACCTCGACCTGCTGCGGCCGATCTACGCCAAGACCGCGGCGTACGGCCACTTCGGCCGTGAGGACGCGGACTTCACCTGGGAGCGGACCGACCGCGCCGAGGCTCTGAAGAAGGCCGTCAACGGCTGA